Proteins co-encoded in one Diaminobutyricimonas sp. LJ205 genomic window:
- a CDS encoding proline/glycine betaine ABC transporter permease, with product MTDFRLPLGEWAETFVDFITEYFGGFFNVIRDIFNAAYDAVDLVLSSPPFFVIIAVAALLALAVRGWKLAVGTILGLLIVVGVNQWDNAMNTLALVLVASVVAILISVPIGVLAARSRVASAIIRPVLDFMQTMPGLVYLVPALILFRVGVVPGIVATIIFAMAPGVRMTELGIRGVDREVVEAGQAFGSSPGRILRQIQLPLAMPSILAGINQVIMLSLSMVVIAGMVGAGGLGGDVVLALGRIDVALGFEAGISVVILAIFLDRVTSSLGQGSTPLGKLLASFPAKKPTTPAAAPGASAPDASAPAAVPTSKSDASKPELIAR from the coding sequence ATGACCGACTTCCGTCTGCCGCTCGGCGAATGGGCCGAGACGTTCGTCGATTTCATCACCGAGTACTTCGGCGGCTTCTTCAACGTCATCCGCGACATCTTCAATGCGGCCTACGACGCCGTCGATCTGGTGCTGTCCTCACCGCCGTTCTTCGTCATCATCGCCGTCGCGGCGCTGCTTGCCCTCGCCGTTCGCGGCTGGAAGCTCGCGGTCGGCACCATTCTGGGACTGCTCATCGTGGTCGGTGTGAACCAGTGGGACAACGCGATGAACACGCTCGCGCTCGTGCTCGTCGCGAGCGTCGTTGCCATCCTGATCAGCGTGCCGATCGGTGTGCTGGCTGCTCGATCCAGGGTGGCCTCTGCGATCATCCGACCGGTGCTCGACTTCATGCAGACCATGCCCGGACTCGTGTACCTGGTCCCCGCTCTGATTCTGTTCCGCGTCGGCGTCGTGCCCGGCATCGTCGCGACCATCATCTTCGCAATGGCCCCCGGCGTGCGGATGACCGAGCTCGGCATCCGCGGTGTCGATCGTGAGGTCGTCGAGGCAGGCCAGGCATTCGGCTCGTCGCCGGGGCGCATCCTTCGGCAGATTCAGCTTCCGCTCGCGATGCCCTCGATCCTCGCCGGGATCAATCAGGTCATCATGCTCTCGCTGTCGATGGTCGTCATCGCCGGAATGGTCGGCGCCGGCGGCCTTGGTGGCGACGTCGTCCTCGCTCTGGGTCGTATCGACGTCGCGCTCGGCTTCGAAGCCGGAATCTCTGTCGTGATCCTGGCGATCTTCCTCGACCGGGTGACCTCGTCCCTCGGCCAGGGGAGCACCCCGCTGGGCAAGCTGCTCGCGTCGTTCCCGGCCAAGAAACCGACGACGCCGGCAGCCGCTCCGGGTGCTTCGGCTCCGGATGCTTCGGCACCAGCCGCTGTTCCGACCTCGAAATCGGATGCCTCGAAGCCGGAGCTCATCGCCCGCTGA
- a CDS encoding glycine betaine ABC transporter substrate-binding protein has protein sequence MKKRTSALIAAGAVTALALSGCSADAGSAATLENGDKSTLDIAVFNGWDEGVAVSELWKAVLEEKGYTVNLEYADPAPVFSGLSTGDYDLNMDVWLPVTHESYIEEYGDDIVDLGAWNEESKLTIAVNEDAPIDSLAELAENADLFNNLLVGIEPGAGLTKATTEQVIPTYGLDDMEYLTSSTAAMLTELTAATKNGENIAVTLWEPHWAYGAFPLKNLEDPEGTLGGTESLHSYARDGFEEDYPTLAEWIKNFEMDLDTLYSLETAMFVDNDTDDYGPIIEKWISENQEYVDSLTS, from the coding sequence ATGAAGAAGCGCACCTCCGCGCTCATCGCCGCCGGAGCCGTCACGGCTCTCGCACTGTCCGGCTGCTCCGCCGACGCCGGCTCCGCAGCAACCCTGGAGAACGGCGACAAGTCGACTCTCGATATCGCCGTCTTCAACGGCTGGGATGAGGGCGTCGCCGTCTCCGAACTGTGGAAGGCCGTGCTCGAAGAGAAGGGCTACACGGTCAACCTCGAGTACGCCGACCCGGCTCCGGTCTTCTCCGGCCTGTCAACCGGCGACTACGACCTCAACATGGATGTGTGGCTGCCGGTCACGCACGAGAGCTACATCGAGGAGTACGGCGACGACATCGTCGACCTCGGTGCCTGGAACGAGGAGTCGAAGCTCACCATCGCGGTGAACGAGGACGCCCCGATCGACTCGCTGGCTGAACTGGCCGAGAACGCCGACCTGTTCAACAACCTCCTCGTCGGCATCGAGCCGGGTGCCGGTCTCACGAAGGCCACCACCGAGCAGGTCATCCCGACCTACGGTCTCGACGACATGGAATACCTCACTTCGTCGACCGCCGCCATGCTGACCGAGCTGACCGCCGCCACCAAGAACGGCGAGAACATCGCGGTCACCCTCTGGGAGCCGCACTGGGCCTACGGCGCCTTCCCGTTGAAGAACCTTGAAGACCCCGAGGGAACCCTGGGCGGCACCGAGAGCCTGCACTCGTACGCACGGGACGGCTTCGAGGAGGACTACCCGACGCTGGCCGAGTGGATCAAGAACTTCGAGATGGACCTCGACACGCTCTACTCGCTCGAGACTGCCATGTTCGTCGACAACGACACGGACGACTACGGTCCGATCATTGAGAAGTGGATCTCGGAGAACCAGGAGTACGTCGACTCGCTCACCAGCTAG
- a CDS encoding LysE family translocator, whose amino-acid sequence MIPVENLLAFTLASVIIVAIPGPSVLFVIGRALVLGRTGALLSVLGNAMGVFVQVILVAAGLGVLIEQSVVLFTVVKFAGAAFLIYLGIQAIRHRKSRMTTDIGRVGGVRRVLGESFIVGISNPKTVVFFIAVLPQFVAPGVGWVPLQMLLFGAIFLAIAVALDSVWALAAGAARDWFGRSPRRIAGLSATGGAAMIALGGTLAVTGAKS is encoded by the coding sequence ATGATCCCCGTCGAGAACCTGCTCGCGTTCACACTCGCGTCGGTCATCATCGTCGCGATCCCCGGACCCAGCGTGTTGTTCGTGATCGGTCGCGCGCTCGTTCTCGGCCGAACCGGCGCCCTGCTCAGCGTGCTTGGCAACGCCATGGGGGTCTTTGTCCAGGTGATCCTGGTCGCGGCCGGCCTCGGCGTGCTCATCGAACAGTCGGTCGTGCTGTTCACCGTCGTCAAGTTCGCCGGGGCAGCGTTCCTTATCTACTTAGGCATCCAAGCCATCCGGCACCGGAAGAGCAGGATGACCACCGATATCGGCCGCGTCGGAGGTGTCCGGCGAGTGCTTGGCGAAAGCTTCATCGTCGGCATCTCCAACCCGAAGACGGTGGTGTTCTTCATCGCCGTGCTCCCGCAGTTCGTCGCACCGGGGGTCGGCTGGGTACCCCTTCAGATGCTGCTGTTCGGCGCAATCTTCCTCGCCATCGCGGTTGCCCTCGACAGCGTGTGGGCCCTCGCCGCCGGAGCCGCCCGGGACTGGTTCGGCCGATCGCCGCGCCGCATCGCGGGCCTCAGCGCCACCGGCGGCGCCGCGATGATCGCGCTCGGCGGCACGCTCGCCGTCACTGGCGCCAAGAGCTGA
- a CDS encoding glycosyltransferase, with the protein MRPTRLPDARYFALTWAIPENYAGMTTAIFRRSRAFDEHGAAVTVLTFDARPDYPEFTERLRANGTLSPGTTILNLWEWLREHDLPGKPVPPGAVFSPIGSLEGLGKLDQRDGLDKWEHLDLREADGWPGETALTRTRMAEDDRTVLQVDYFRADGSLLASDRRDCRKLGTPGGRSVVLCDRNGQPLSHWSRIIPLYHAWVDALTGGENSVLIIDSKTVATSFIGYRRRNVLTVHVVHGSHLADPRNSASGFSATRRHVFENLNEFNATVLLSERQRQDVLSLAPEARTLRVIPNAVPLGPSPAPHRNRDAGVMLASLHFRKRVEDAIAASASANARLDVYGDGPLRDRLQREIDDSGAGDRIRLRGYDAAAKDQLAAASFLLLTSTAEGFPLVLLESMAAGCIPIAYDVRYGPDELIRDGENGFLVPDGDRAALAAAIVRLQRMPEPQVRAMREQARETAEQYSPDAIMARWASQLHRLLRLKRRRSFRARLRRRIRRLVLSGFVSALNSVSAGSTSGSAGSISGSEGSTSERIPRS; encoded by the coding sequence ATGAGACCGACTCGACTGCCCGATGCGCGGTACTTCGCTCTCACCTGGGCCATCCCAGAGAACTACGCGGGCATGACGACGGCAATCTTCCGCCGCTCCCGGGCGTTCGACGAGCATGGCGCTGCCGTCACTGTGCTCACCTTCGATGCGCGCCCCGACTATCCGGAATTCACCGAGCGACTGCGCGCCAACGGCACGCTCTCGCCGGGAACGACCATCCTTAATCTCTGGGAATGGCTGCGTGAGCATGACCTGCCCGGCAAGCCGGTGCCGCCCGGGGCGGTGTTCAGCCCGATCGGCTCGCTTGAGGGTCTCGGCAAGCTCGACCAGCGGGATGGGCTCGACAAGTGGGAGCACCTCGATCTGCGGGAGGCAGACGGCTGGCCCGGCGAGACCGCGCTCACTCGCACCCGCATGGCGGAGGATGACCGCACCGTCCTGCAGGTGGACTACTTCCGGGCAGATGGGTCGCTGCTCGCCAGCGACCGGCGGGATTGCCGCAAGCTCGGAACGCCGGGCGGACGATCGGTCGTGCTGTGCGACCGAAACGGGCAACCGCTGTCGCACTGGTCACGGATCATCCCGCTGTACCACGCCTGGGTCGACGCCCTCACCGGTGGAGAGAACAGCGTGCTGATCATTGACAGCAAAACGGTGGCAACCAGCTTCATCGGTTACCGCCGGCGCAACGTCCTCACCGTGCACGTGGTTCACGGCTCGCACCTCGCCGATCCACGCAACAGTGCGAGTGGATTCAGTGCGACGCGACGCCACGTGTTCGAGAACCTGAATGAGTTCAACGCCACCGTGCTGCTCAGCGAGCGCCAACGCCAGGATGTGCTCAGTCTCGCCCCCGAAGCCCGAACGCTTCGCGTCATCCCGAACGCGGTTCCGCTCGGGCCGTCCCCGGCTCCACACCGGAATCGCGACGCCGGAGTGATGCTGGCCTCGCTGCACTTCCGCAAGAGAGTCGAGGACGCCATCGCCGCGAGCGCCTCCGCGAACGCCCGGCTCGACGTGTACGGCGACGGTCCACTTCGCGACCGGCTGCAGCGCGAGATCGATGATTCAGGGGCGGGCGATCGGATCCGGCTCCGCGGCTACGACGCCGCGGCGAAGGACCAGCTGGCCGCTGCTTCGTTCCTGCTGCTCACCTCCACGGCGGAGGGGTTCCCGTTGGTGCTGCTTGAGAGCATGGCGGCCGGGTGCATCCCGATTGCCTACGACGTTCGCTACGGTCCTGACGAACTGATTCGAGACGGCGAGAACGGATTCCTCGTCCCCGACGGTGATCGGGCGGCCCTCGCGGCCGCGATCGTTCGGCTGCAGCGGATGCCCGAGCCTCAAGTCCGCGCGATGCGGGAGCAGGCCAGAGAAACGGCGGAGCAATATTCGCCGGACGCCATCATGGCCAGGTGGGCGTCCCAGCTGCACCGGCTGCTCAGGCTGAAACGGCGGCGCTCATTTCGAGCGCGCCTTCGTCGGCGGATTCGTCGGCTGGTCTTGTCAGGCTTCGTGAGTGCCCTGAACTCGGTCTCGGCAGGCTCGACCAGCGGAAGTGCAGGCTCGATCAGCGGAAGCGAGGGCTCGACCAGCGAACGTATTCCGCGTTCGTGA
- the glpK gene encoding glycerol kinase GlpK has protein sequence MAAVYVVAIDQGTTSTRAIVFSQAGTPIAIAQREHAQLFPAAGHVEHDPIEIWTNTVAVLGDAIRQAGIETADVAAVGITNQRETAVVWDRHTGQPMHNALVWQDTRTQSIVDRLASDGGVQRFAEQTGLPLSTYFSASKITWILDNVPGARDKAAAGDLLFGTTDSWLLWNLTGGLHATDVTNASRTQLLDISTVAWDGDILNAFGIPESMLPEVRSSSEVYGTIREGLPLAGVPVAGILGDQQAATFGQAAFARGEAKNTYGTGNFLIVNTGTTLERSTNGLLTTVAYRLGDDPVHYALEGSIAVTGSLVQWLRDNLGLISSAAEIEALARSVHDNGGAYIVPAFSGLFAPYWRPDARGAIVGLTRYVTKAHLARAALESTAFQTWEVLEAVNADAAVPLAEIKVDGGMTANDLLMQFQADILGLPVVRPVVAETTALGAAYAAGLATGVWGGLHELREHWKEDARFVPGMAATDRDRLRRDWRKAVTKTFDWVD, from the coding sequence GTGGCGGCTGTGTACGTGGTGGCGATCGACCAGGGGACGACAAGCACAAGGGCGATCGTCTTCAGCCAGGCAGGCACCCCGATTGCGATCGCCCAGCGCGAGCACGCCCAGCTCTTCCCGGCCGCTGGTCACGTCGAGCACGATCCGATCGAGATCTGGACCAACACGGTGGCCGTTCTCGGGGACGCGATTCGGCAGGCGGGGATCGAGACGGCGGATGTCGCGGCCGTCGGCATCACCAACCAGCGCGAAACCGCGGTGGTGTGGGACCGGCACACCGGCCAGCCAATGCACAACGCCCTCGTCTGGCAGGACACCCGCACCCAGAGCATCGTCGACCGACTCGCCAGTGACGGGGGAGTCCAGCGGTTCGCCGAGCAGACCGGCCTGCCGCTGTCTACCTATTTCTCGGCGTCGAAGATCACCTGGATCCTCGACAACGTTCCCGGTGCCCGCGACAAGGCCGCGGCCGGTGACTTGCTCTTCGGCACTACCGACAGCTGGCTGCTCTGGAACCTCACCGGCGGACTGCACGCGACCGACGTCACCAACGCGTCGCGCACTCAGCTGCTCGACATCAGCACGGTGGCGTGGGATGGCGACATCCTGAACGCTTTCGGCATCCCGGAGTCCATGCTGCCCGAGGTGCGCAGCTCGTCCGAGGTCTACGGCACCATCCGCGAGGGGCTCCCGCTGGCCGGGGTGCCTGTGGCCGGCATCCTCGGTGACCAGCAGGCCGCGACCTTCGGCCAGGCCGCATTCGCACGGGGCGAGGCGAAGAACACCTACGGCACCGGCAACTTCCTGATCGTGAATACCGGCACCACCCTGGAGCGTTCGACCAACGGGCTGCTGACCACCGTCGCCTACCGGCTCGGCGACGACCCGGTGCATTACGCGCTCGAAGGCTCGATCGCCGTCACCGGGTCGCTCGTGCAATGGTTGCGCGACAACCTTGGCCTGATCTCGAGCGCCGCCGAGATCGAAGCCCTCGCCCGCAGCGTCCACGACAACGGCGGCGCCTACATCGTTCCGGCGTTCAGCGGACTGTTCGCCCCGTACTGGCGACCCGACGCCCGCGGCGCGATCGTCGGCCTGACCCGCTACGTGACCAAGGCGCATCTGGCTCGGGCGGCTCTGGAATCGACGGCGTTTCAGACCTGGGAAGTGCTCGAGGCGGTCAATGCGGATGCCGCGGTGCCACTCGCGGAAATCAAAGTGGACGGCGGCATGACCGCGAACGACCTGCTGATGCAGTTCCAGGCGGACATCCTCGGCCTGCCGGTCGTGCGCCCCGTGGTCGCGGAGACCACCGCGCTCGGTGCCGCCTACGCGGCCGGACTCGCCACCGGCGTCTGGGGTGGCCTGCACGAGTTGCGCGAGCACTGGAAGGAAGATGCCCGCTTTGTTCCCGGCATGGCGGCCACCGACCGGGATCGGCTGCGCCGCGACTGGCGCAAAGCGGTCACCAAGACCTTCGACTGGGTGGACTGA
- a CDS encoding sugar phosphate isomerase/epimerase, whose protein sequence is MSTSCVYPLSPEHAFRIARLAGFDGLEVMVTNDPVTQDPDALNALSERFGMPILSIHAPVLLLTTFVWGRDPQVKLEKSAELAAAVGADTVVVHPPFRWQSTYASDFERIVRQTAGTYGVEIAVENMFPWKVRGKSLKAYAPSPDPTTMDVDSMTLDFSHAALSGRNSLEFTLAMGKKLRHIHLCDGSGSMDEGRMFDEHLLPGRGHEPVAEVLEHLVRTGWNGSIVAEVNTRKARSEQEQLDLLIETRAFAANRIAPRRQSLRRRARRAIAALTP, encoded by the coding sequence ATGAGCACATCATGCGTGTATCCGCTTTCGCCGGAGCACGCATTTCGCATTGCGCGCCTTGCTGGTTTCGATGGCCTCGAGGTCATGGTCACCAATGATCCGGTCACGCAGGATCCGGATGCCTTGAACGCACTCTCCGAGCGGTTCGGCATGCCGATCCTCTCGATCCATGCGCCGGTGCTGCTGCTGACCACCTTTGTCTGGGGTCGCGACCCGCAGGTGAAGCTGGAGAAGTCAGCCGAGCTAGCGGCCGCCGTCGGAGCCGACACGGTTGTCGTCCATCCGCCCTTTCGCTGGCAGTCGACCTACGCCAGCGACTTCGAACGGATCGTCCGGCAGACCGCCGGTACCTACGGCGTGGAGATCGCCGTCGAGAACATGTTCCCGTGGAAGGTGCGCGGCAAGAGCCTGAAGGCGTACGCGCCGAGCCCGGATCCGACGACGATGGACGTCGACTCGATGACCCTGGATTTCTCGCACGCAGCGCTCTCCGGGAGGAACTCGCTCGAGTTCACGCTCGCGATGGGTAAGAAGCTGCGGCACATCCACCTCTGCGACGGCTCCGGCTCGATGGACGAGGGGCGGATGTTCGACGAGCATCTGCTGCCCGGACGCGGCCACGAACCGGTCGCCGAAGTGCTGGAGCACCTGGTGCGCACCGGCTGGAACGGCTCGATCGTCGCCGAGGTGAACACCCGCAAGGCGCGCAGCGAGCAGGAGCAGCTGGACCTGCTGATCGAGACCCGCGCCTTCGCAGCCAACCGGATCGCCCCGCGCCGGCAGAGCCTGCGTCGCAGAGCCCGCAGAGCCATCGCAGCCCTGACGCCGTAG
- a CDS encoding trehalose-6-phosphate synthase — protein sequence MSESTDESYDFIIVANRLPVDRVVEPDGDAYWKVSPGGLVTALEPMMQASEGAWVGWAGQPELAFDPFDHNGIHVVPVPLSADEIEKYYEGFSNDTLWPLYHDVIAPPSYHRVWWDSYVAVNTRFAQKAAAIAAQGATVWVQDYQLQLVPKLLREARPDLTIGFFNHIPFPPYGIFSQLPWRRQIVDGLLGADVIGFQRTADASNFARAVRRLRGYTTRGNTIWVPGEPSRKVTAKAFPISIDANAFETLARDPQVQERARQIRSDLGNPTTVMLGVDRLDYTKGIGHRLKAFGELLSDGKISVEDVVLVQVASPSRERVETYRQLRDEIELTVGRINGDYGTISHQAVNYLHHGFPREEMVALYLAADVMLVTALRDGMNLVAKEYAAVRFDEDGVLLLSEFAGASDELRTAVRINPHDIDGLKEAILGAIAMPKAERRRRMRAMRKRVIENDVARWSSNFITALEATRA from the coding sequence ATGAGCGAGAGCACAGACGAGAGTTACGACTTCATCATCGTGGCCAACCGGCTGCCGGTAGACCGAGTCGTCGAACCGGACGGCGACGCGTACTGGAAGGTCTCACCGGGAGGCCTGGTCACGGCGCTCGAGCCAATGATGCAGGCATCCGAAGGCGCCTGGGTCGGCTGGGCCGGGCAACCTGAACTCGCGTTCGACCCGTTCGACCACAATGGCATCCACGTGGTTCCCGTTCCCCTCAGCGCCGACGAGATCGAGAAGTACTACGAGGGCTTCAGCAACGACACTCTCTGGCCGCTATATCACGACGTGATCGCGCCGCCGAGCTACCACCGCGTCTGGTGGGACAGCTACGTCGCTGTGAACACCCGTTTCGCGCAGAAGGCCGCAGCCATCGCCGCTCAGGGAGCAACCGTCTGGGTACAGGACTACCAGCTGCAGCTCGTGCCGAAGCTGCTGCGCGAGGCCCGCCCCGACCTGACCATCGGGTTCTTCAACCACATCCCGTTCCCGCCGTACGGCATTTTCTCGCAGCTGCCGTGGCGCCGGCAGATCGTGGATGGACTGCTCGGCGCCGACGTCATCGGCTTCCAGCGGACAGCGGATGCCTCAAACTTCGCGCGCGCCGTGCGCCGACTCCGCGGCTACACCACCCGTGGCAACACCATCTGGGTGCCCGGCGAGCCCTCGCGCAAGGTGACCGCGAAGGCCTTCCCGATCTCGATCGACGCGAACGCCTTCGAGACGTTGGCCCGCGATCCTCAGGTGCAGGAACGCGCCAGGCAGATCCGGAGCGACCTCGGCAACCCGACGACGGTCATGTTGGGCGTGGACCGGTTGGACTACACCAAGGGCATCGGCCACCGGCTCAAGGCATTCGGCGAGCTGTTGTCCGACGGCAAGATCAGCGTCGAAGACGTCGTTCTCGTTCAGGTGGCGAGCCCCAGCCGGGAACGAGTGGAGACCTACCGCCAGCTGCGTGACGAGATCGAGCTCACCGTCGGCCGGATCAACGGCGACTACGGCACCATCAGCCACCAGGCCGTGAACTACCTGCACCACGGGTTCCCCCGTGAGGAGATGGTCGCGCTGTACCTCGCGGCCGACGTGATGCTGGTCACCGCCCTCCGCGACGGGATGAACCTGGTCGCCAAGGAGTATGCCGCGGTGCGTTTCGACGAGGACGGCGTGCTGCTGCTCAGCGAGTTCGCCGGGGCATCCGATGAACTGCGCACGGCCGTTCGCATCAACCCGCACGACATCGACGGGCTCAAAGAGGCGATCCTCGGCGCGATCGCGATGCCGAAGGCTGAACGCCGACGTCGCATGCGAGCGATGCGCAAGCGTGTGATCGAGAATGACGTGGCGCGCTGGTCGTCGAACTTCATCACAGCATTGGAGGCGACGCGCGCGTGA
- the otsB gene encoding trehalose-phosphatase — protein MTSLDPALLADLEKLAGVDRLLVTLDFDGTLAPFVDEPEHARALPAAHDAVLRLLQTQGTRVALISGRALGSLEIVAGLPDNTLLVGSHGVELRLDSEPLVSLSDEELRQRMALERVLGGIADSVDQVWLETKPAGFALHTRLATEENSRIAHQMALSQVQAEVENYTVREGKNVLEFSVRSATKGEAIEHLRRYTEADAVLFAGDDVTDEDGFAALRDGDFGLKSGPGETLANHRVPGPEDVAEVLEELASLRESRSLEG, from the coding sequence GTGACCAGCCTCGACCCTGCCCTCCTCGCCGACCTCGAGAAGCTGGCCGGTGTCGATCGGCTGCTGGTGACCCTCGACTTCGACGGCACGCTCGCCCCGTTCGTGGATGAGCCCGAGCACGCGCGGGCGCTGCCCGCGGCCCATGACGCGGTGCTGCGGCTGCTTCAAACGCAGGGCACGAGAGTCGCGTTGATCTCCGGTCGCGCGCTCGGCAGCCTGGAGATTGTTGCCGGGCTGCCCGATAACACCCTCCTGGTCGGCTCGCACGGGGTGGAACTCCGGCTGGACTCGGAACCGCTGGTCTCTCTCAGCGACGAAGAACTGCGGCAGCGCATGGCGCTTGAGCGGGTGCTGGGCGGCATCGCCGACTCCGTCGACCAGGTCTGGCTGGAAACCAAACCGGCCGGATTCGCCCTGCACACCCGACTGGCGACCGAGGAGAACTCCCGGATCGCGCACCAGATGGCCCTGTCCCAGGTGCAGGCCGAGGTGGAGAACTACACCGTGCGCGAGGGAAAGAACGTGCTCGAGTTCTCGGTCCGCTCCGCCACCAAGGGTGAGGCAATCGAGCACTTGCGGCGGTACACCGAGGCGGACGCCGTCCTCTTCGCCGGAGACGACGTCACCGACGAGGACGGTTTCGCCGCACTTCGCGACGGTGATTTCGGTCTGAAGAGCGGGCCGGGCGAGACCCTCGCCAACCACCGGGTCCCGGGGCCCGAAGACGTCGCCGAGGTGCTGGAGGAGCTCGCGTCGCTGCGCGAATCCCGCAGTCTCGAGGGTTAG